The DNA region CCTCGACTGTTACACGACACAGCCGCCGGAATTTTGATCACTCAAGGGCTCTCGACATGGCCATCGTTTCACGAGCTACCTCCGCGATCACGAAGAAAGTCCAGGCTCGATGCTGCGGGAACGATCCTGGCCTATTGGCCTTGCTAAGCCCTACAGCAGCGACCTATGCCAAAGACGCCTCCCTGATGCCCTCGGCGAGCGCACCGACGAGGACCGGCCCACGCGTGAGGCGAAGGTCGCTGCCCAACCGGCCCAGCACGTCGTCGTCGCCGACGATGCCGAGCAGTACCGCGACACCGTCGGAATCCAACAGTTCCGGCATGTGTGATCCCAGCAGCCAGGCCCCGCGAGCGCAGGGTCGAAGCCGTGCCGTTCGAGCACCTCGAGTTCCTTGTCGTAGAGCCGATCCCAATAGGGTCCCGATGAGTACCAGCCGATCATCGTCCCGGGGTCGATGGCGTCGTGCGTGGTCGTGGCGCGCCGATCCCACCAGGTCAAGAGCTTGAGCAGAGCCAACGCCGGTACTGCGGGAACCTTGATGACGAGCCCGCCGGGCAGGATCACCGACTGGTCCGGTCGTCATCCTCGATACCGCCGTAAGCAGCACGTCGACCTCGATGCCCTCCACGAGAAACGAGTACGCGCTCCGGCCATGTCTTTCCAGCCGGCTCACGAATTCTTCGAAATCGTCCGGCCGCCGACCAACCCGATCGACAATCGTGCGCGCGGTCGCCCCGACCACGAGGTACTCGACTCCCACGGCACTGGCGACGGCATCGACCCGGGTCAGCACTCTCGCGGCGAGCCGGAGATCAGGTTCGGTCGATGCGCTTAAGTCGATCATCGTCGCTCCGGATCCGGTCGCCGTGCTCACGCTGGCGCGGATCGCCCGAGGCCAGCAGGTCAGCGTAGATCAGCGGCGAAGGCACGATCCACGACTCCGGTCCGGGCGCCTGCCAGAACCGGTTCCGGATGTGCACGTTGCCGCCGTTTTCCGCTCGTGCCAACCGATACCGGCCGATCAGCCGCACCGGCAGCCCGGTGGCATAGAGGGTGAGCGAGGCCGGCCGGAGATGCGGATCGATGAGGCTTGCGCCCGCTTCCCCGCCCACCTGGACCCCCGAGGAAAGCAGGTCGGTCTCCGCGTCACGCCACCACGAAAGATCGGCCGCCGCGAACTCGCCGAGAGCCAACGAGGTGTCGAGGGTGATCGAGTAGGCCTCCGACCACCGGTCGAGCAACTCGGCTCCGCGGGCCAGCCGTCGCTCGCTCCCTCGGTCGTACAGATAGCCGGCACGGGTGAGCTCGTCGATGACCGTCTTGACCGTCCCGAGCGACACACCGCTCATCTCGGCCAGCCGACGGTACGGGAAGGCGGCCGCCTCCGGCCAGCTGAGCAGGACGAACAGGACCTGGAGGCCTGCGCGGCCGAAAGCTCCCGCACCTCGCGACGAGGCTCGGCCAGCCGGAACGGTGGGCTTGCGACGGCCGCGGACGTCGATCAAGACGTCGTCCCACGCGAGGTGGACGTTGCCCGCGGCGTCCACGTAGTCGATGCCCCGGGCGCGGAGCCGCTCGGCGACCGGTTCGCTGAGGTACGTGGTGAACAGCAGCGATGGAGGGGACGGCGGGAAATGGATCGCCGTGGCCAGTTCCGCGGTGATCCGCCGCCTGACCTCGACACCGTATGTCCGGGCGGCGCCGGATCGCGTTGTGAGCTTCACCAGTGCGTCGGCGAGCACTTCGACACGGAGGCCCAGCTCCTGGAGCCGGGAGCGCGCCTCGGCCGACCACTCCGCGTTCAGCGAGCCATCATGTTCATTCAAATTGAACATACGCATATTCTGAACACGCCCAGGGCTTCGGCGCAACCCGCACCGCCGCCGGAAACGACGAATGGCGAGCGCTCGTCATGAGCACTCGCCATTCGGGCGGTGGAGGTGCCGGGAATTGAACCCGGGTCCTCTGGCGCATCATCAGGGCTTCTCCGTGCGCAGTCCGCTATGTCTCTACTTGGCCCCTTCAGTCACGCGAACAAGCTGAAGTGACGAGCCCAGCCACTGTTTGTTTCCCAATCACACCCCGTAGCCGAGTGTGACGGTAAGCCTCCTAGCTGATGCCGGTGACCGGGTCGGAGGCGACCCCGGACCGACAGAGTTGCTCTACTGCTTAGGCAGCAAGAGCGAACTCGCGCTGGCTCTTAGGCTCGGCGCTTATTGGTTTGCGATGACGCTTACGGTGGTCTCTCGCCTGCACCGGCACGCTTCTCCTGATTCAACGACCAAAGT from Amycolatopsis sp. EV170708-02-1 includes:
- a CDS encoding type IV toxin-antitoxin system AbiEi family antitoxin, which codes for MFNLNEHDGSLNAEWSAEARSRLQELGLRVEVLADALVKLTTRSGAARTYGVEVRRRITAELATAIHFPPSPPSLLFTTYLSEPVAERLRARGIDYVDAAGNVHLAWDDVLIDVRGRRKPTVPAGRASSRGAGAFGRAGLQVLFVLLSWPEAAAFPYRRLAEMSGVSLGTVKTVIDELTRAGYLYDRGSERRLARGAELLDRWSEAYSITLDTSLALGEFAAADLSWWRDAETDLLSSGVQVGGEAGASLIDPHLRPASLTLYATGLPVRLIGRYRLARAENGGNVHIRNRFWQAPGPESWIVPSPLIYADLLASGDPRQREHGDRIRSDDDRLKRIDRT